From a region of the Alphaproteobacteria bacterium genome:
- the metE gene encoding 5-methyltetrahydropteroyltriglutamate--homocysteine S-methyltransferase: protein MALTHNLGFPRIGAQRELKFALENYWKGTSSQQELLNSGAQLRLLNWKAQSTLDWVPVGDFSFYDQVLDTSFMLGNIPERANKIGNRPLDNYFRVARGRSANDSECSCIHAGEMTKWFDTNYHYIVPEFTADTEFKLDASMLLEQIAEAQKAGIKVKPVIIGPITYLWLGKTKGGSDKLNILKRILPAYKSLLELLAKAGVEWVQIDEPVLVTELTLDWQQAFVTAYQNLRTSTPRILLATYFGQLEDNLGLACSLPVNGLHIDAINAPGEVSRVAERLTPGKILSVGVINGRNIWKTDLTSALDWLEPLHNLLQDRLWIAPSCSLLHVPVDLNSELHFDAEIKEWLAFAVQKLDELQVLASALNHGRASVAEALSQNKAAIDKRRASPRVHNPSVKQAVAKLDTATGQRQNSYTVRAQKQAERLKLPHYPTTTIGSFPQTAEIRNARSQYRAGKLDEASYIKLMQKEIAHCVVEQEALGLDVFVHGEAERNDMVEYFGEQLEGYVFSAYGWVQSYGSRCVKPPILFGDVSRRKAMTVNWTTYAQSLTNKPMKGMLTGPVTILNWSFVRDDQPRSTSCQQLALAIRQEVLDLEKAGIRIIQIDEAALREGLPLRRAKWNEYLNWAVDAFRIAANGVADETQIHTHMCYSEFNDIISSIAEMDADVITIETSRSAMELLDAFETFNYPNDIGPGVYDIHSPNIPTQEHIVQLMQKAAQRIPPQRLWVNPDCGLKTRKWDEVVPALKNMVDAAKTLRQSVRKAA from the coding sequence ATGGCCCTTACCCATAATCTTGGCTTTCCGCGCATTGGCGCGCAGCGTGAACTGAAATTTGCGCTGGAAAACTATTGGAAAGGCACATCATCCCAGCAGGAACTTTTGAATTCGGGTGCGCAGTTGCGTCTGCTAAACTGGAAAGCACAATCCACACTTGATTGGGTTCCGGTCGGCGATTTTTCATTTTATGATCAAGTGCTCGATACCAGCTTTATGCTTGGTAATATTCCTGAACGCGCGAATAAAATTGGCAACCGCCCGCTGGATAATTATTTCCGTGTTGCGCGCGGCCGCTCTGCAAATGACAGTGAATGCAGTTGTATCCATGCCGGTGAAATGACCAAATGGTTTGACACGAATTATCATTACATTGTTCCCGAATTTACCGCAGACACCGAATTCAAGCTGGATGCATCCATGTTGCTTGAACAAATTGCCGAAGCGCAAAAGGCAGGCATCAAGGTAAAGCCCGTAATTATTGGGCCGATAACCTATCTGTGGCTTGGCAAAACCAAGGGTGGCAGCGATAAACTGAACATCCTCAAACGTATTCTACCGGCCTATAAATCTTTGCTGGAACTATTGGCAAAGGCAGGCGTTGAGTGGGTACAAATCGACGAGCCGGTTCTGGTAACCGAACTAACCCTTGATTGGCAGCAAGCCTTTGTAACAGCTTATCAGAATTTGCGCACCAGCACGCCGCGCATCTTGCTCGCAACCTATTTTGGTCAATTAGAGGATAATCTTGGCCTTGCCTGTTCCCTTCCTGTAAACGGTCTACACATTGATGCAATAAATGCGCCGGGCGAAGTATCACGTGTTGCGGAACGCCTCACACCCGGTAAAATTCTATCAGTTGGCGTAATTAATGGCCGAAATATCTGGAAAACAGATTTGACCTCCGCGCTCGACTGGCTCGAACCTCTGCATAATCTGCTGCAAGATCGGTTATGGATTGCACCATCATGCTCGCTGCTCCATGTACCGGTTGATTTAAACAGCGAACTGCATTTTGATGCTGAAATTAAAGAATGGCTGGCCTTTGCGGTTCAAAAACTAGATGAATTGCAGGTATTGGCAAGCGCATTAAATCATGGCCGCGCCTCGGTGGCTGAAGCACTTTCCCAAAACAAAGCTGCTATTGATAAACGCCGCGCCTCACCACGTGTGCATAATCCATCTGTGAAACAGGCGGTAGCGAAACTTGATACCGCCACAGGCCAGCGCCAAAACAGTTATACAGTGCGCGCACAAAAACAAGCTGAACGACTTAAGCTGCCGCACTACCCGACCACTACCATTGGCTCTTTTCCACAAACCGCTGAAATACGTAATGCGCGCAGCCAGTACCGCGCAGGTAAGCTGGATGAAGCGTCCTATATAAAACTAATGCAAAAAGAAATCGCGCATTGTGTCGTCGAACAGGAAGCGCTGGGGCTTGATGTATTTGTGCATGGCGAAGCCGAACGCAACGACATGGTCGAATATTTTGGAGAACAGCTCGAGGGCTATGTGTTCAGTGCCTATGGCTGGGTGCAATCCTATGGGTCGCGCTGCGTAAAGCCGCCGATTTTATTTGGAGATGTCAGCCGCCGGAAAGCGATGACGGTGAACTGGACAACCTACGCCCAATCGCTGACGAACAAGCCCATGAAAGGTATGCTCACGGGTCCTGTAACCATTTTAAACTGGTCTTTCGTGCGCGATGACCAACCGCGTTCAACCTCGTGTCAACAACTTGCGCTGGCGATACGTCAGGAAGTGCTGGATTTGGAAAAAGCAGGCATCCGCATTATCCAAATTGATGAAGCCGCGCTTCGGGAAGGCTTGCCGCTTCGCCGCGCAAAGTGGAATGAATATCTGAACTGGGCGGTTGATGCCTTCCGCATCGCAGCCAACGGTGTTGCCGATGAAACGCAAATTCACACCCATATGTGCTATTCGGAATTCAATGATATCATTTCATCGATCGCCGAGATGGACGCCGATGTCATTACCATTGAAACGTCACGCTCCGCTATGGAATTGCTGGATGCATTTGAAACCTTCAATTATCCCAATGATATTGGGCCAGGCGTATATGACATTCACTCCCCCAACATTCCTACGCAGGAGCATATCGTACAACTGATGCAAAAGGCAGCGCAGCGCATTCCGCCACAGCGTCTATGGGTGAACCCCGATTGCGGATTAAAAACCCGAAAATGGGATGAGGTTGTACCGGCGCTGAAAAACATGGTGGATGCTGCTAAAACGCTGCGGCAATCCGTACGCAAAGCTGCGTGA
- a CDS encoding LysR family transcriptional regulator, translated as MDIPMSLERIHLNILREVSRKGSLTAAADALHLTQSALSHTIKKMEQHLGTQVWSREGRSLRLTQAGQYLLSFANRMLPQLEYAEQRMKQYAKGQRGSLRIGMECHPCYQWLLKVIAPYLAAYPDVDVDVKQKFQFGGIGALFNYEIDMLVTPDPLLKPGLHFEPVFDYEQVLVVGRKHALAKQKFVLPKQLADETLITYPVAIERLDIYNHFFVPAGAAPKKHKTIETTDIMLQMVASGRGVAALPRWLAAEYSKKLPITPVRLGRGGVAKQIFLGVRKTDMDIKYIKAFIELARSASRKKPRLKN; from the coding sequence ATGGACATACCGATGAGCCTTGAACGTATTCATTTGAATATCCTTCGTGAAGTGAGCCGCAAGGGGTCGCTGACCGCAGCGGCTGATGCTTTGCACCTCACCCAATCTGCATTGAGCCATACGATTAAAAAGATGGAGCAGCACTTAGGCACGCAGGTATGGAGCAGGGAAGGGCGAAGCCTACGCTTAACCCAGGCAGGTCAGTATCTACTGTCATTTGCAAATCGTATGTTGCCGCAATTGGAATATGCCGAGCAACGTATGAAGCAATATGCCAAAGGCCAGCGCGGTAGCCTTCGTATCGGCATGGAATGTCACCCGTGTTATCAATGGTTGCTTAAAGTAATTGCGCCATATCTGGCTGCCTATCCGGATGTGGATGTGGACGTGAAGCAAAAGTTCCAGTTCGGCGGGATTGGCGCATTGTTCAATTATGAAATAGATATGCTGGTAACGCCGGACCCTTTATTGAAGCCCGGCCTGCATTTTGAACCCGTATTTGATTACGAGCAGGTATTGGTGGTTGGCCGTAAGCATGCGCTTGCCAAACAGAAATTTGTGTTGCCCAAACAGCTCGCAGATGAAACGCTGATAACCTATCCTGTCGCGATTGAACGGCTTGATATATACAACCATTTTTTTGTGCCAGCAGGCGCTGCCCCGAAAAAGCATAAGACCATCGAAACGACAGATATTATGCTGCAAATGGTCGCTAGCGGTAGGGGAGTGGCGGCGTTACCACGCTGGCTTGCGGCAGAATATTCGAAAAAGCTTCCCATTACGCCGGTACGGTTGGGGCGCGGCGGCGTTGCCAAGCAAATCTTCCTTGGCGTCAGGAAAACCGATATGGATATCAAATATATAAAGGCTTTTATTGAACTTGCGCGTTCTGCCAGTCGCAAAAAGCCACGGTTGAAAAACTAA
- a CDS encoding response regulator: protein MAYNFSKVSVLVVESSREMFNLFKGVLKMLEVPDRNLHAAYSPEEAIERFTKINHDLIITDWLQNPDRGIILTKSIRMNAKTGNRFVPIIMTAGSGHKNRVIRARDAGISEYLVKPFSADGLATRITRVIEKPRPFVVSENYVGPDRRVRVELFEGEDRRKNRLEAVKE, encoded by the coding sequence ATGGCATATAATTTTTCCAAAGTTTCCGTGCTGGTCGTTGAAAGCTCCCGTGAAATGTTCAATCTGTTCAAGGGCGTGCTCAAAATGCTGGAAGTGCCAGACAGGAATTTGCACGCCGCCTATTCGCCGGAAGAGGCGATTGAACGGTTTACAAAGATCAATCATGACCTGATTATAACCGATTGGCTGCAAAATCCGGATCGCGGAATTATTTTGACCAAAAGCATTCGCATGAATGCCAAAACGGGAAACCGCTTTGTGCCGATTATCATGACTGCTGGTTCGGGGCATAAAAATCGTGTGATACGCGCAAGAGATGCAGGGATATCGGAATATCTTGTTAAGCCGTTTTCCGCAGATGGCCTAGCGACGCGTATTACCCGCGTGATTGAAAAGCCGCGCCCGTTTGTAGTGAGCGAAAATTACGTTGGCCCTGACAGGCGCGTACGCGTAGAACTGTTTGAGGGTGAAGACCGCCGCAAAAACAGGCTGGAAGCAGTCAAGGAATAG
- a CDS encoding FAD-dependent oxidoreductase, producing the protein MASTFTTRCCIVGGGPAGMMLGYLLARAGVETIVLEKHADFFRDFRGDTVHPSTFNVMDELGLVDGFVKLPHVKIQKMVGQFGDTSLQIADLSRLHEKHPFIALIPQWDFLNFLRESGKRFPNLNVIMNANVTDLIWSGDVVTGVKAMAPDGEVDIHADVTIGCDGRHSIVRERAKLDVTEIGAPMDVLWFRVSKGVESENVFARMDAGKMMVTFDRGDYWQCAYVIPKGQFEAVKARGLDAFRNEVISMVPILKNTHTDVKSWEDVKLLTVAINRLKRWTRPGLLCIGDAAHAMSPIGGVGVNLAVQDAVATANILASKLARSGVLSEHELDKVRQRREWPVLFTQQLQVVMQNNVISPVLKQGASYKIPLMIRIIDAVPLLQGFMARLMGFGVRPEHVHSPLAK; encoded by the coding sequence ATGGCGTCCACGTTTACTACACGCTGCTGCATCGTGGGAGGAGGGCCAGCTGGTATGATGCTTGGCTATTTGCTTGCGCGGGCGGGTGTAGAAACGATTGTTCTGGAAAAGCACGCCGATTTTTTTCGTGATTTTCGCGGTGATACGGTACATCCCTCAACATTTAATGTGATGGATGAATTGGGTCTTGTGGATGGCTTTGTGAAATTGCCGCATGTAAAGATACAGAAAATGGTTGGGCAGTTTGGCGATACATCGTTGCAAATTGCCGACTTAAGCCGGTTGCATGAAAAACATCCTTTTATCGCGCTTATCCCTCAATGGGATTTTCTGAACTTCCTGCGCGAAAGCGGCAAACGCTTTCCAAATCTCAACGTCATTATGAATGCCAATGTGACCGATTTGATATGGTCGGGTGATGTGGTGACAGGCGTGAAAGCGATGGCTCCCGATGGTGAAGTGGATATTCATGCAGATGTGACGATTGGCTGCGATGGACGGCATTCGATTGTACGCGAGCGTGCCAAGCTGGACGTTACGGAAATTGGCGCCCCTATGGATGTGTTGTGGTTTCGAGTAAGCAAAGGCGTAGAAAGCGAAAATGTCTTCGCGCGGATGGATGCAGGGAAAATGATGGTAACTTTTGACCGCGGGGATTACTGGCAATGCGCCTATGTCATTCCCAAAGGGCAATTTGAAGCGGTGAAAGCGCGTGGGCTGGATGCATTTCGGAACGAAGTCATCAGCATGGTGCCAATTTTGAAGAATACCCATACAGATGTGAAATCATGGGAAGATGTAAAGCTACTCACCGTGGCAATTAATCGCTTGAAACGCTGGACGCGCCCGGGCTTGTTGTGCATTGGCGATGCTGCCCATGCCATGTCACCGATTGGTGGGGTGGGCGTAAACCTTGCCGTGCAGGATGCGGTTGCAACCGCCAATATTCTGGCCAGCAAACTGGCACGTAGCGGTGTGCTTAGTGAACACGAGCTGGATAAGGTACGTCAGCGGCGCGAATGGCCAGTTTTGTTTACACAGCAATTACAGGTGGTCATGCAGAATAACGTCATCAGCCCTGTATTGAAGCAAGGTGCTTCATATAAAATTCCGCTGATGATCCGCATTATTGATGCCGTTCCGTTATTACAGGGTTTTATGGCGCGGCTTATGGGATTTGGGGTGCGGCCCGAGCATGTACATTCACCATTAGCAAAGTGA
- the lldD gene encoding FMN-dependent L-lactate dehydrogenase LldD — protein MIISSALDYREAARRKVPRFLFDYGDGGAQSEQTLRANCSDLQEINLRQRVLKNVADLSTDTALFGEKLSLPFLLGPIGLGGMYARRGEIQTALAAAKKGISFCLSTVSLCSLEEVAAKSPKPLWFQLYVLKDRGFMKNMLERAQSAGVKNLVFTVDMPVPGARYRDRHSGMSGAFAPAKRMAQAIMKPSWAFDVGLLGRPHDLGNISIYRGKKTNIEDYMGWLAKNFDPSISWSDLEWIRAFWKGPMIIKGILDPVDAHDAVSFGADGLVVSNHGGRQLDGALSTAKALPAIVDAVGNNLTVLADGGVRSGLDVVRMLALGAKSVLLGRAYIYALATNGQAGVENLIDIFAKEIRTAMALCGVKSISEITQEILVHKK, from the coding sequence ATGATTATTTCCTCTGCACTTGATTACCGCGAAGCTGCGCGCCGTAAAGTTCCGCGTTTTCTATTTGATTATGGCGATGGCGGCGCGCAAAGCGAACAGACACTTCGCGCCAATTGTTCTGACCTACAGGAAATCAATCTGCGCCAGCGCGTTTTAAAAAACGTCGCTGATTTATCTACGGATACAGCGCTGTTTGGTGAAAAACTGTCCCTTCCCTTCCTGCTTGGCCCCATCGGGCTTGGCGGAATGTATGCACGGCGCGGCGAAATCCAAACTGCACTTGCTGCGGCCAAGAAGGGCATATCATTTTGCCTATCAACTGTGTCGCTGTGTTCGTTGGAAGAAGTTGCGGCTAAGAGCCCGAAGCCCCTGTGGTTTCAGTTATATGTTTTAAAAGACCGCGGGTTTATGAAAAACATGCTGGAACGGGCACAATCAGCAGGGGTTAAAAATCTTGTGTTTACGGTCGATATGCCTGTTCCCGGCGCCCGTTACCGCGACCGCCATTCGGGTATGTCTGGCGCGTTTGCGCCCGCCAAACGCATGGCGCAAGCAATCATGAAGCCAAGCTGGGCGTTTGATGTTGGGTTGCTTGGCCGCCCGCATGATTTAGGAAATATCAGCATCTATCGCGGCAAGAAAACCAATATCGAAGATTATATGGGTTGGCTTGCTAAAAATTTTGACCCATCTATCAGCTGGTCTGATCTGGAATGGATACGCGCTTTTTGGAAAGGCCCCATGATAATCAAAGGCATTCTTGATCCGGTTGATGCACATGATGCGGTCAGCTTCGGCGCTGACGGCCTTGTTGTGTCCAACCATGGCGGCAGACAGTTGGATGGCGCGCTTTCAACCGCGAAAGCATTACCAGCGATTGTTGATGCGGTCGGAAACAACCTAACCGTACTGGCCGATGGCGGCGTTCGCAGCGGGCTTGATGTGGTTCGCATGTTGGCGCTGGGCGCAAAATCGGTTCTGCTGGGGCGCGCCTATATCTATGCGCTTGCAACCAATGGTCAGGCGGGCGTTGAAAATCTGATTGACATCTTTGCCAAGGAAATACGCACAGCAATGGCGCTGTGCGGCGTTAAGTCTATTTCCGAAATAACGCAGGAAATACTGGTTCATAAGAAATAG